Proteins encoded within one genomic window of Esox lucius isolate fEsoLuc1 chromosome 12, fEsoLuc1.pri, whole genome shotgun sequence:
- the si:ch73-217n20.1 gene encoding CUB and sushi domain-containing protein 1 — translation MNLGYNIVFFISVAIHVSAEASSTCGVPPSYPHTKVADKYIQLNKYNHGEKVIYRCAESYTESRGIRSIMCDNGKWTRLKLKCEKKTCGSAGDLFNGYFNYTGSLFGDKAYAVCNEGFTLKGMEYRTCKDSVWTGEIPTCEEGREPQISQAGITCPYPSVANSMKLGEAVSVYRVRDSVTIVCSEGFLLTGDEQITCGPDGQWQTQLPQCLPSVEDISCTPPKTQERSTFTVISGLKEVYRPQDSLSFSCINNYHLNGSKTVTCGLDGKWNPPLPNCTQIKCPPLKVENGKTSTNHRRPGSEVIITCYKGHIPKGVSRIVCSPLGRWMGEIPLCVPGTCGVPPFYPNRHLSQSYLTKTNFSLGDRVRYSCGIGYMRVRGTVYSTCVRGNWTPLTLRCERKSCGSAGEIDFGNFVYTGVEFGDTATGVCNEGFQLVGQNVRHCMNDGWDGRVPVCEPVQCVDPPEVINGEMDGNLEPPHIYRTVINYRCRKGKLIGASEIYCTKDGTWSAPPPECKDIKCPYPRVPNARRIGGITQPLVLGDTLTFVCYSGFVMEGPDTVKCGLDGTWMPALPTCN, via the exons ATGAATCTGGGATATAATATTGTGTTCTTTATATCTGTTGCCATACACGTCTCAG CTGAAGCTTCATCAACATGTGGTGTGCCGCCGTCCTATCCACACACTAAAGTCGCGGATAAATACATTCAACTAAACAAATACAACCATGGAGAAAAAGTCATTTATAGATGCGCAGAGAGCTACACTGAGTCCAGAGGCATTCGTTCCATCATGTGTGACAATGGGAAATGGACACGGTTAAAACTGAAGTGTGAAA AGAAAACGTGTGGATCTGCCGGGGACTTATTCAATGGATACTTTAATTATACAGGGTCTTTGTTTGGGGACAAGGCCTATGCCGTTTGCAATGAGGG GTTTACACTGAAGGGGATGGAATACAGAACATGTAAGGACTCTGTCTGGACTGGAGAGATTCCCACATGTGAAG AGGGAAGGGAACCACAAATATCCCAAGCAGGAATCACTTGCCCTTATCCTTCAGTGGCTAACAGCATGAAGCTGGGGGAGGCTGTCTCAGTGTACAGGGTCAGAGACTCTGTAACCATTGTGTGTTCTGAGGGTTTCCTCCTGACTGGAGACGAGCAGATCACTTGTGGACCAGACGGCCAGTGGCAGACCCAGCTCCCACAATGTCTGCCTTCTGTCGAAG ACATCTCTTGCACTCCTCCCAAAACACAGGAAAGAAGTACATTCACAGTAATCAGTGGCCTTAAAGAAGTTTATAGACCTCAAGACTCTTTATCTTTTTCCTGCATTAATAATTATCATTTAAATGGTTCAAAAACTGTTACATGTGGGCTTGATGGAAAATGGAATCCTCCACTTCCCAATTGCACAC AGATCAAGTGCCCTccattaaaagtagaaaatgGCAAGACATCCACCAACCACAGAAGACCTGGATCTGAGGTGATCATAACCTGCTATAAAGGACACATACCTAAAGGTGTGTCCCGCATAGTCTGTTCACCATTGGGGAGATGGATGGGGGAGATTCCATTGTGTGTGCCAG GCACATGTGGCGTGCCACCGTTCTACCCCAACAGACATCTTTCTCAAAGCTATCTAACAAAGACAAACTTTAGTCTTGGTGACCGGGTCAGGTACAGTTGTGGCATTGGATACATGAGAGTGAGAGGAACTGTCTATAGTACCTGCGTCAGGGGAAATTGGACGCCGTTAACTCTGAGATGTGAAC GCAAATCGTGTGGATCTGCTGGAGAGATAGATTTTGGTAATTTCGTCTACACTGGTGTGGAGTTTGGAGACACAGCCACTGGGGTTTGTAATGAAGG GTTTCAGCTGGTTGGACAGAATGTAAGACATTGCATGAATGATGGCTGGGATGGGCGTGTTCCTGTGTGTGAAC CGGTTCAGTGTGTTGATCCTCCTGAGGTCATAAATGGGGAGATGGATGGCAATTTGGAACCACCTCACATTTACAGAACTGTGATTAATTATCGGTGTCGTAAAGGGAAACTGATTGGAGCGAGTGAGATCTACTGTACCAAAGATGGAACATGGAGTGCCCCACCTCCTGAGTGCAAAG ACATTAAATGCCCATATCCCAGAGTACCAAATGCTCGAAGAATAGGAGGAATAACGCAACCTCTTGTCTTGGGTGACACCTTGACATTTGTCTGTTATTCGGGCTTTGTCATGGAAGGACCAGACACTGTCAAATGTGGCCTGGATGGGACATGGATGCCTGCCCTTCCGACATGTAATT aa